The Apis cerana isolate GH-2021 linkage group LG12, AcerK_1.0, whole genome shotgun sequence sequence ATGCTAATTgaaggaattttatttataggttatttaatattagatttacaCATGATTGACACATTGGCCATCTAGATGGCACTGatcatcaataatattaaaattaatttaaattagaaaaaaggtTAGAATATCAGAGATTacaatccttttcttttctgtttgaaataaataaaattaatcaatgaaataatcgataaaaaaaagaatcaattaaaCTATctagatcaaaaaaaaagattaaaatcttttcataggagaaaaaaattattaaaaatctttatactaATAAAAGTCTTTTATGAAATGAACGAATCGAAATAAGTACTCACATACACTTCTGGTCTTTTCTCATTCTTCTTTTAGCGTGACGTCTCGGGCGAGTTCCAAAGTCTCAGGCTAATAGCTACCCATGGAACCGTAAAAGGAGCATCCACCGAATCTGCACCGGAAAATCCGAATTAGATCCGTTTCTGCGTCGTCAGCCGCGATCAATGAATGGCTACGTCAGCGACAACGTTAATAACAACGAACTATAACTCGATACGAATCGCATCGTACGGCTTGTAGCGTTCTTTCGAGGACGTTGCACTAAATTTACCTACGATGCGTCAGAATTCTCGGTTTTTCAATAGCGCCGGGAATACACCCAGCGTTTGTGGATCGGCTGTTTAGAATCGAAATGATTCATGATTCATATTGAATGAATGGCGAGTATGATCTGTTGCGTGGGTCAGTGAAcaaaagatgaagaagaattgTTTAATTAGAGCGAATgtagaatatttgatatttcaagACGTATTGGTTAtaggttataaaatttataaattgcaagtaaagttttcaaaatatcaattaacatataaataaattattattcaaaatattttaatcacaaGATaagatatcataaatttttaatataccaaaacttttctaaatttttctcgttaaacgaaaatcaaattctaattatcattttagaGCAGAGTCTAATTGATCTACGTAATATTCGAATGATAATTTAGGGAATATTCAACGCGAAAACATTGCCAAAATGACACCGGAATGAGTATACATTCATCTTAATGAGGAAAATCACCCGTTTCCCAAATTAACTTCATACCAGAAACGTCACTGATGAGATGACGATATATGAGCTTAATCAGACACCAGAACGAGTTAAGAATGGCCATAAATCACGGGCTATGCGCGATTCGTGACTTTCGAACTTGctagaaattttatcaacgaTTATTGTCTTAAATAAGATGAAAGATGTTTCTGAAACGCTTACTTAGGTGCCAAAGGAAAACTTGAAATCCGTTAATGATTCATACATGCGACACGTGTCAGGTTATATGTTGAATGAATAAAgagaattatgaatatatattaatgactGTGATTATAAGAAAATCTGTATATTAAACTATGTgaagaaataaagattgaaTAAAGATTTATGAAGTTTCAAAGAACCTTGAATACAATTACTATgcgattttcaaaatatttaagaataaaataccaAAGCGAATAGGTCATTCATTCACATCTGTGTTCTAAAGCAATTGTATATCTACTCAAAGTACAGCCAAAACAATGGCCATGTGCAACGATTGGAATTTCATTggaaaatagtatttaaaattagcacGGAATGCAAAATATTCGTACGTATTGATCTAGACGAAGGTTTAATCCTACATTcacgtatattttcttttataaacgTACAACCCATGTTTCCTTGAAGTTTGAAATTCCAGGAACGAAAGATCTTAAAATCAAACCGTATTTCCGATCATCTGTATCCTCATTTACTATTCGctattaataaagtaatataaatacgcGGCAGGaacttaaaatgaaatatcaggACATGCTATGCACAGTACGAAATGCACAGTAATATTCTAAGtgcaatttattctattaaaaacgtttaaaatattcctattCTGACTATATTCcaatattgcataatatattaaatatatgtttatattatgttcATTTCAGTTctaaatatcttcaaaatgtcttataaataattgtaattttactattattaattatccaaaaaatttctatcaaatttttaattattctatcaaaaataaatggattattcatatgaataaatgaattggTCAATCAAGACGAAGGGGTGGATACAGCGGCTGCCCCGATCTCGAAGAATTATCATTTCCGGTTCTGGCCAGTCGAGTGACGCGGCGCGAATTCTCACGGAATTGGCTCGGAAACGCGGCAAATATTTCTTGGTGGAATTTCTTGGTGGGAGTCTTTTGACGTAGCTAGTATCTTATAAAAAGACGCCCGGCGTCGCGACGCTGCATTCACATACGAGGTACAAGAGACGTCGCAAGAATATTTCCATAGAAACCGATCTCAAACgcgatttcttttataatagtattcaTTTGAAACAGTACCAAACAACCAGTATTAGTAGAATccttttccatttaattttctatttcgctTCTTCGTTTTTCTGCATAGTTTTTATCAGATTGTATTAAAGTATCCAGAAACGATGTCTTCCATAATGCTAGtgagtataattttaaatatgattatattatatgtagatAGTTTCGAATTTCTATATTGTTCTTTAAAACTTAACTAATAAAACTTACTCATGACATAacctgataattttatttagccTTGACTGTGAACttgaatttcaaacaaatatttttctattggaTCGATTATACtgcacattatttattttctatgatatttgcgatatttttgatcatttaaatattttttttcaatttgatcattgaaattttcatttcagtattttatacaattttcatatctattgttttacattcaaatttttatatatattaaaaatttcaatcaattttttacacTTATATTAATACAGATTATCcaacacaaatttttattataaatatataagagaatatacttacttattatatttaccaaTCATCGTTCATAAGTTTGGTTAAATGATCATTTTCTCGTAgtcgagaaatttatttgaatatgatgaatattgaatttgtcAAAAAGCCATCCAGGTGTCTTTTATGACCAGAATCGCTCTTTAAATGGTTCAAATTGGCTAGTATCCAACTTCGTTGATTAGACACACTGTGGCTCTGCCGTCTTTCTAACACTTGTCCCAAATATTTAGTGCAGTAACCACTAAACAgtgaaaactaataaaaatttaaaaatttcaagttaaaattataacaatttttctggTTCTTGTATTTCTATATTGCTTTTAAATGGATGTAAgtgatgtatttataattaaagcagtatatatatgtaaaattaccttaaaattgatatagaaagatattaatttttattgacttttatattttgaaataaaagttattttaatttgttaattgaaaaaaaatattttaaaggaaatttgataaaatatttgcttttaatatatttattataataattttatttcaaatgtgTTATTTCAATTGtgttatatttagatttgcAAGAAGTAAAACTAACCTAACTTGATTAACAatagaattatcaatatataatatatacatatatagataataattaaaatgctattaataaaaatgatttcatcacttttttaatttatttcataaagtataagtagttaatttaaaattaaaatcattttcatacttatgtatttttgaaaaatattatacaagaaAGACGCGATTTAATCCATTTATTGaacatatgttttaatatagtgaaagttatttaaatttccagaatatttaatatttattattttaatttttccgacTTTCtacgttaaaaaagaaagaagcacTGAAGATTTTATTACTGATTTTAGTCTTATCCTGATATCAATGAAATCTTGTATTTTCAAGTTACTTTCACGCTAATACGAATGCTTTCTTAGCTTATTATTCAAAGATTAGAAACTCCACTgttgatttcaataatttgatgTCAGTTTTTGTTTGTCTACATTATAATCGAATATCCCATAAAATAACTTCTTactttattaaactttaaataagtattttgtattttcttttattgaaaaattattaattttaaatatttcctgaatattttagaataatacgATTAAATAATAGTACTTAATTCAATGTAAATGATCGAAGtatgatcaaaataaattttgtattctttaaatacgatttttttttattacttgcaatagatattaaaattaattagaatttctatgattcaatgattttttttttcaggaaaaACTCAGTGACAAAGTAGCAATGTTCGATCAATATGCAAACAAACACAAAGacaaacagaataaaaatccATTTACTTCCGGTTTAAAcatcgaaaaacaaaaattttcgaaagatgaATATGGCAGGTgagttttcaaaataaatataattaacaaaaacactattttttataatacattttttaaaataaatatttaatttcagacCAGTAGCTGGCTCTTTAACAGACATTCGCGGTAAAAAAGCCGCGgcacatattttaaaagaagtgCTCGAACTTTGCGAGATCATTCATCAAGAAGGCACACCATGTCGGGACCAACCAGAAATTATTGCGATCACATTTGGAGATTTATTCAACATTTATACCCACATTAGTAATAAATGCGTAGGACTTTTGCTGAGAgctagaaaacaaaaattcgtgGATTTCGAAGGAGAAGTCCTATTTCAGGTAGAcgataatgaatttttgtacgaaaattgaaatcaaatattacttCTTAAGAGGAAAacatttcatacatttttttaataaaaaattgaaattataatgattgattataatcataatctgTTACAGAGACGAGACGATGATGTGCCAATCTATTTGGTAAAACCTATTACAGAAATTCGTGAAATGTTCAATCAACGAATAAAGGAAATTGCAAAAGAAATGACAGATAGTTAACACTTATTTTCTTCTGAACGAATAATTCCACGCTGAAGTATCTTTAGTCGAACGCATTACCTtactcatatttattatacaaccATAGAAATAACGCGAATgaccatttataatttttattcgagatgATTGTATGATACGAGAGAGTGAATTTGAAGAATGAGatgtaaatcgataaaaacaaTCGAAGAATAATCGAATGAACAAATATGTATTCATGTGATATTTCcatagaattattagaaataaaaatttttttataaaaaaattattctttcgtaATTACGTCATTACATCTAAAGAACCTTttctattatatgtttaagaacaaagaaaaacaaatagtagaaaaaggacagagataggataaaaattatgaaatcagcgccatcttcagagtgccgcaaatgaaacataaaaaggaAGGACAGAAAATAGTAaaagaaggatagagataaaGAATTGACTAGTAATGCCATCTTTTAAGTATTAAGggtacttttttaaatatcaaaggataaaacagaataagaattaaaaatcagcGCTATCTCTTGAGTATACTTAAAATCTTCTTCTAAGaagatgtttttaattttcgagagaTGGCGCTACTGATCAgttcttattttatctctatctttcttttactattttctatccttattttatatgtttcatttgcggcacactgaagatggcgctgatttcataatttttatcctatctctGTCCTTTTCTCTTTGTCTATACTTGTTCTCAATACGTGAATAAATGAAACACAGAACGTAAAATGTAACTTTCataatttctctttcaaaactataacgtattttaatttttaatgtaaaaaatataaatgttatatttactttcaaaGTTTAGAACatctataaaacatatttgatttctagtattattatatatctcatttaatttcacacttaattctttaatttgtaattatttcatttataaataatttttaatatgtataagtaaatattaataatatttacataattttctgaaaaattaggATTAAATGAAAACTATCAATATCATTACTTCTAAACCTTTATTCGTACAGAGCTGTTCACGtacaacattaaaaataacgcAAGGTTTGTCGCCGTTTTTTCAGAAGAATACAACGAAGTTTTACTACGTGTACTCCGACCTCGAGCGAGAATGATTAGGCAACGtcctttatttattgtaacaaGGGTTATAAACAACTAACATGGTGTCCATTCCGGTAACATACCAccattgtctttttttttttttttaataagtaattctcCTCGATTTT is a genomic window containing:
- the LOC107998939 gene encoding actin-binding Rho-activating protein isoform X2, whose translation is MDEKLSDKVAMFDQYANKHKDKQNKNPFTSGLNIEKQKFSKDEYGRPVAGSLTDIRGKKAAAHILKEVLELCEIIHQEGTPCRDQPEIIAITFGDLFNIYTHISNKCVGLLLRARKQKFVDFEGEVLFQRRDDDVPIYLVKPITEIREMFNQRIKEIAKEMTDS
- the LOC107998939 gene encoding actin-binding Rho-activating protein isoform X1 encodes the protein MSSIMLEKLSDKVAMFDQYANKHKDKQNKNPFTSGLNIEKQKFSKDEYGRPVAGSLTDIRGKKAAAHILKEVLELCEIIHQEGTPCRDQPEIIAITFGDLFNIYTHISNKCVGLLLRARKQKFVDFEGEVLFQRRDDDVPIYLVKPITEIREMFNQRIKEIAKEMTDS